One Loxodonta africana isolate mLoxAfr1 chromosome 4, mLoxAfr1.hap2, whole genome shotgun sequence genomic region harbors:
- the LOC100676393 gene encoding histone H2A.J, which yields MSGRGKQGGKVRAKAKSRSSRAGLQFPVGRVHRLLRKGNYAERVGAGAPVYLAAVLEYLTAEILELAGNAARDNKKTRIIPRHLQLAIRNDEELNKLLGKVTIAQGGVLPNIQAVLLPKKTESQKTKSK from the coding sequence ATGTCCGGTCGCGGAAAGCAGGGCGGCAAAGTGCGGGCAAAGGCCAAGTCCCGGTCCTCCCGCGCGGGCCTGCAGTTCCCGGTGGGCCGAGTGCACAGGCTGCTGCGCAAAGGGAACTACGCGGAGCGAGTAGGCGCTGGGGCGCCCGTGTACCTGGCGGCGGTGTTGGAGTACCTGACGGCGGAGATCCTAGAGTTGGCCGGCAACGCCGCGCGTGACAACAAGAAAACCAGGATAATCCCTCGCCACCTACAGCTAGCCATTCGCAACGACGAGGAGCTAAACAAGCTGCTGGGGAAAGTTACCATCGCTCAGGGCGGCGTCCTGCCCAACATCCAGGCCGTGCTGCTGCCCAAGAAGACGGAGAGTCAGAAGACGAAGAGCAAGTGA